Sequence from the Pontibacter pudoricolor genome:
CCATAAGCTTTTTTAGCAGCCGCTTTCATACCCATGTAGGTACCGTATGCAGTTACCGGAGAAGGGTCTCCGCTACCACCCATTGATTCTGGTAAACCAGCTACGTGATCTGTTTCCATCTTAATGTACTCCATATCTTTTGTAGTGGTTCCTACGTCTTCGGCAGTAATGTAAGCACCGTTCAGGTTCTTCACAAAACGACCATAACGACGCATTAACGCTTCAGATTTATCTTTTTTGGCATCGCCGATGATCACTGCTTTACCACCACCCAGGTTAAGACCAGAAATAGCAGCTTTGTAGGTCATACCTCTTGAAAGACGCAGCACATCGTTCAGCGCTTCTGCATCAGAAGCATAAGACCACATACGCGTACCACCCAAAGCAGGACCAAGTACCGTGTTGTGAATACCGATGATAGCCTTCAGGCCGGTCTCGTGGTCATGGCAGAAAACAACTTTCTCATGATTGTATTCTGAAATCTGACCGAAGATAGATGATGTGTCTTTCTTCAGTTCTACTTCTTTAATTTCGACCATTTATGAAATTGGTTTAGTGTTATTCTATCTTTGTGCCGGAGCGTGCCGCAAGCTACCCCCTTTTCGCGCTGCAAAATTAATTCTTTTTTGATTTATTCAATTTGTACTTTGCATATCATCGTAAAAGGCCTTAGGCTTTAATAACTTACCGTGAAATCTTTACGCTACTTAAATAAATACCTGCTCAAGTATAAATTCCGACTTTTCTGGGGTCTGGTTTTTATAATTATTTCCAACTTTTTCCAGATACTGCCAGCCCAGGTAGTGCGCTATGCCTTTAACCTGATTAAGGAAGGAATAAACCTGCACAACCTTTACGACGGAATGCAGCAGCAGGGTATGGTATATGAAATTTTCGCCCAGAGTATCCTGGTTTATGGGGTAGTTATATTGGTGATGGCGCTGTTGCGTGGCGTGTTTTTGTTTTTTATGCGGCAAACTATAATTGTCATGAGCCGCCTGGTAGAGAACGACCTGAAAAACGAAATTTACGAGCATTACCAAAGCCTGCCACTCAGCTTTTACCGCAAAAACAACACCGGCGACCTGATGTCGCGCATCTCAGAAGATGTAAGCCGCGTGCGCATGTACCTTGGCCCGGCCATTATGTACGGCCTTAACCTGGTGGTGCTGTTTATAATGGTAATACCATACATGCTATCGGTAAACGTGAAGCTGACCATGTATACCCTGATACCGCTGCCAATACTGGCCATCAGCATTTACTATGTGAATAACATCATCGAGCGAAAGTCTGATGAGATACAGCGCAGCCTTTCGGGTATTACCACCTTTGTGCAGGAAGCTTTTTCAGGTATCCGGGTACTGAAATCGTTTGTGCGGGAGGATGACTCTCATGCTAACTTTACAACTGCCAGCAATGTGTACAAAGACAAATCGCTGGACCTGAACTTTGTGAACTCGCTTTTCTTCCCGCTTATACTTTTCCTGGTTGGCCTCAGCACGATCATCACCATTTACATTGGCGGGCAGGAAGTAATAAACGGAACTATAACCACCGGTAACATTGCCGAGTTTATCATTTACGTGAACATGCTTACCTGGCCGGTTACGTCGCTTGGCTGGACGGCCAGTTTAGTGCAACGGGCCGCTGCCTCACAGGCACGAATCAACGAGTTTCTGCATACTAAAAACGAC
This genomic interval carries:
- a CDS encoding ABC transporter ATP-binding protein, producing MKSLRYLNKYLLKYKFRLFWGLVFIIISNFFQILPAQVVRYAFNLIKEGINLHNLYDGMQQQGMVYEIFAQSILVYGVVILVMALLRGVFLFFMRQTIIVMSRLVENDLKNEIYEHYQSLPLSFYRKNNTGDLMSRISEDVSRVRMYLGPAIMYGLNLVVLFIMVIPYMLSVNVKLTMYTLIPLPILAISIYYVNNIIERKSDEIQRSLSGITTFVQEAFSGIRVLKSFVREDDSHANFTTASNVYKDKSLDLNFVNSLFFPLILFLVGLSTIITIYIGGQEVINGTITTGNIAEFIIYVNMLTWPVTSLGWTASLVQRAAASQARINEFLHTKNDIVSRENISKEITGDIRFENVDFIYPDTNIHALKHVSFNIRHGETLAVIGNTGSGKSTIATLLPRMYDVTSGRILIDGVDVRDYNIESLRSQIGYVPQDVFLFSDSIRNNIGFGLPSITEEQMVQAAKDADVYENIMRFPEQFDTKLGERGITLSGGQKQRVSIARALVREPRILILDDSLSAVDTKTENAILNSLRRIMANRTSIIISHRVSSVKLADRILVLDDGEIIQHGTHDELIRQQGLYKELYERQLQTEELE